The Desmodus rotundus isolate HL8 chromosome 13, HLdesRot8A.1, whole genome shotgun sequence genome has a window encoding:
- the LOC112313552 gene encoding serine protease 40: protein MGLGDRHGSHTWPEAAVRALAFILPAAGSQTGRGCGAVSLSPADWAAGRDRSLEVSRCPALVRAPRSQLLAALCGFPGRVAFLDLPRTPASAPARAGPPPYPAPDPLEAVSQLTPRGRPAMETAGARGAGPGRRAALTLAMFLLWLWPPLRAQPSGTTATTATTPNTAAVCGRPVVAGKILGGSNAPDQRWPWQASLHFRGRHICGAALVDTFWVVSAAHCFQKSHDPRDYLVLLGYHTLHKAGPHSLQVAVSQVIVHSGFNRGHFMGNDVALLQLRQAVAFTSHVLPACLPGPNTTLPAHAACWITGWGMLTESDFLPRPFQLQEGQVSLLESRICRVFFQAPDPSGQKYNIDEGVLCAGTMSDGTSICRGDSGGPLSCQLNNTWFVMGLSSWSLPCHRPVNPSVFTRLTHFSRWIREKQRATPPPTASPHRPATTNGPSSAGAFPRPGFRTAWLLSQALPLLLLLSLLGVP, encoded by the exons GGATGTGGCGCCGTGTCCCTCAGCCCAGCCGACTGGGCTGCCGGCAGGGACCGCAGCCTGGAGGTCTCCCGCTGCCCCGCCCTTGTCCGCGCGCCGCGGTCCCAGCTCCTCGCTGCGC TCTGCGGGTTCCCCGGGCGGGTTGCCTTCTTGGACCTGCCCCGCACCCCCGCATCTGCCCCCGCGCGCGCAGGGCCGCCCCCCTACCCGGCCCCGGATCCCCTGGAGGCGGTTTCCCAGCTGACCCCGCGTGGGCGCCCAGCCATGGAGACCGCTGGGGCGAGGGGAGCAGGCCCAGGCCGGCGGGCAGCCCTCACCCTGGCCATGTTCCTGCTCTGGCTGTGGCCGCCGCTGCGCGCCCAGCCCAGCGGGACCACCGCGACCACCGCGACCACCCCCAACACCGCGGCGG TGTGTGGGAGGCCCGTGGTAGCCGGGAAGATCCTTGGTGGCAGCAACGCGCCTGACCAGCGGTGGCCATGGCAGGCCAGCCTCCACTTCCGTGGCAGGCACATCTGCGGAGCGGCCCTGGTGGACACCTTCTGGGTGGTCTCAGCTGCCCACTGCTTCCAAAA GTCCCACGATCCCCGTGACTACCTGGTCCTGCTAGGGTACCACACGCTGCACAAAGCCGGCCCGCACAGCCTGCAGGTGGCCGTGAGCCAGGTCATCGTCCACAGCGGCTTCAACAGGGGCCACTTCATGGGCAACGACGTGGCCCTGCTGCAGCTGCGCCAGGCCGTGGCGTTCACGTCCCATGTCCTGCCCGCCTGCCTCCCGGGGCCCAACACCACGCTGCCCGCACACGCCGCCTGCTGGATCACCGGCTGGGGCATGCTCACCGAGAGTG acTTCCTGCCTCGCCCTTTTCAACTGCAGGAGGGCCAGGTCAGCCTCCTGGAGAGCCGCATCTGCCGGGTATTCTTCCAAGCCCCAGACCCCAGCGGCCAAAAGTACAACATCGATGAGGGCGTGCTGTGCGCCGGGACCATGTCAGACGGCACATCCATCTGCCGC GGAGACTCTGGGGGGCCCCTGAGCTGCCAGCTGAACAACACCTGGTTCGTGATGGGGCTGTCCAGCTGGAGCCTGCCCTGCCACAGGCCCGTGAACCCCAGCGTCTTCACCAGGCTCACCCACTTCTCCCGCTGGATCCGAGAGAAGCAGAGAGCCACACCACCTCCCACTGCGTCTCCGCACAGACCAGCCACTACGAACGGCCCCTCCTCCGCGGGCGCCTTCCCCAGGCCTGGATTCCGCACAGCCTGGCTGCTGTCACAGGCCctcccgctgctgctgctgctgtccctCCTCGGGGTGCCATGA
- the LOC112310536 gene encoding cryptic protein: MRGADAATHRVREKMAQSHPVRLLFMISLALQIAPLGNSCQRENREGSREEINNATVQRFQQKTLNWTGDNFRDVNGSAQDLLPHARASQARAPPRPRCCQNGGTCVLGSFCVCSSHFTGRYCEHDQRHSECGALVHGSWTLRGCRLCRCVFGALHCLPRQTPGRCDLRDLLSSHSPRRSALGLLVFLSLLPCLLLLCVGREGQPTAWPVGTQCHLPGATE; encoded by the exons ATGAGAGGAGCGGACGCTGCTACCCACCGTGTCAGGGAGAAAATGGCCCAGAGCCACCCTGTTAG GCTGCTGTTTATGATCAGTCTGGCGTTACAAATCGCTCCTTTGGGAAACA GCTGTCAGAGAGAGAATCGGGAAGGCAGTAGAGAAGAAATCAACAACGCTACAGTTCAGAGGTTCCAGCAGAAAACACTCAACTGGACGGGGGACAATTTCAGGGACGTGAACGGGAGCGCCCAGGACCTGCTTCCCCACGCCAGGGCTTCCCAAGCGC GTGCGCCCCCGCGGCCGCGCTGCTGCCAGAACGGCGGCACCTGCGTACTGGGCAGCTTCTGCGTGTGCTCCTCCCACTTCACAGGCCGCTACTGCGAGCACGACCAGAGGCACAG CGAGTGCGGCGCTCTGGTGCACGGATCCTGGACCTTGCGCGGCTGCCGGCTGTGCAGGTGCGTCTTCGGGGCTCTGCACTGCCTCCCCCGCCAGACACCGGGTCGCTGCG ACCTGAGAGACTTGCTCAGCTCACACTCGCCGAGGCGGAGTGCTCTAGGCCTGCTGGTGTTTCTCAGtctcctgccctgcctcctcctgctgtgCGTGGGCCGAGAAGGGCAGCCCACCGCCTGGCCTGTGGGGACCCAGTGCCACCTCCCCGGAGCTACTGAGTGA
- the PTPN18 gene encoding tyrosine-protein phosphatase non-receptor type 18 — MDFSPPKLSLGEVPERKCRRVSGRSRRFLVLQALAMADTYAVVQKRKAPPSTRSEAAASSPEGGPVYSQVMTRARRPQAPAEDAQGALLGRVPADQGPIGPGAYEDVANGAQTGGLGFNLRIRRPKGPRDPPAEWTQA, encoded by the exons ATGGACTTTTCCCCCCCGAAGCTCAGTTTGGGGGAGGTACCTGAGCGGAAATG CAGGCGTGTCTCGGGAAGGAGCAGGCGTTTCTTGGTGCTTCAAGCCCTCGCCATGGCCGACACGTACGCGGTGGTGCAGAAGCGCAAGGCTCCTCCGAGCACCAGGTCGGAGGCCGCGGCGTCTAGCCCGGAGGGGGGACCAGTCTACAGCCAGGTGATGACGCGCGCCCGCCGGCCGCAAGCACCCGCGGAGGACGCGCAGGGGGCGCTGCTGGGTCGCG TTCCTGCCGACCAGGGCCCTATTGGGCCTGGAGCCTACGAGGACGTGGCCAATGGAGCTCAGACGGGTGGTCTGG gcTTCAACCTGCGCATCCGGAGGCCCAAAGGGCCCCGGGACCCTCCTGCGGAGTGGACCCAGGCGTGA